A window from Chrysemys picta bellii isolate R12L10 chromosome 20, ASM1138683v2, whole genome shotgun sequence encodes these proteins:
- the IGSF9 gene encoding protein turtle homolog A: protein MNWCLWIAYFSLFTNNFAEGNGQVESQAVVGRVGESVILGCDLLNAEEARPHLYVIEWVRFGFLLPIFIKFGLYSPRVDPEYVGRVRIQEGASLRIDLLRAEDQGWYECRVLFLDRHSNDDEFQNGTWTHLTVNSAPTFVGTPPALVEVPDGEPLSLTCSAVGSPQPVIVWKRNDLAIESGDKVQVSNGTLRITSVERASTGIYTCHASSKEGSVTHTTRLLVQGPPVIVVPPQNITVNITQDAFLACQAEAYPGNLTYSWFQGSSNVYHLSHLQSRVRVLVDGSLLLQKTNPDDAGKYTCVPSNGLRKPPSASAFLTVLYPAQVTTMPPETLLPMGMQGMIQCPTKANPPLLSISWTKDGHPLELDKFPGWSMAPDGSIVITTGNDDALGLYTCTPYNSYGTAGASAPTHVLLKDPPVFTLRPKEEYFQEVGRELVIPCAAQGDPPPTVTWAKLGTTGRSDAQVDGNSSLVFRPLVKEQHGAWECTVSNQVARISTTTSVYVLGTSPHAVTNVSVLSLLLAANVSWQPGFDGGYFQRFSVWYTPLVKHLNRLHHDWVSLTVPVGAGYLLVENLQPATGYQFSVLSQNKLGSGPFSEIVTSFPLGFPTTEVPPELPTTATHVFLSPPQSLTANETSRGVLLQWEPPLQFSVALTGYALELRQDQGGWEGLDGSIPSTKTQVLVPGLIKDACYEFRLVAFAGIYMSDPSNTVNVSTAGMEVYPSRTQLPELLPQPVLAGVIGGICFLSVAVIFSTMVACIMNRRRAARLQKRRQDPPIVFSPNKKLPPPQNSHSSGSPDSAIKLKLQASPYQSLRRTLLWGEKAGTSLGLTIAGGPRSSSKYMVYESHIGDTMPLERICRGPDGRFVVETDRLPREASLCTLETELFPELLQQDPSPTPPEPSPPAPYLQVYAPPEAEEPVWKRGVPLRPKATGQARREARSSGYRQGRYFSYCSSPTDEAKPLCSINLSPVASSMPLPLSTVEEPRDGMCCEGHCQSTVSTLRNSPGPGGSPVLSRLLSAPALASPKPLGSGSPSSQQRASSSAQSGILQYLSLPFFKEMSVDGDWPPQEEPHELQPLGSTEPTLLREEGPMQSTEGAVCLDYMDTRGTAESPLEQAPSKALLKPPEPQMGPAKAALPGSTVWPGYLGPSSDPLLAKEQAPWGRGPSPTDSSRTELMYTAVSSESNWALSLPGQPLPAELLEAQVPEKHQAPGTLCLQGPPAEKLLRGSLTSQSSGRGSVSFMRPPSLALSLGGTYLSSPLGETAGWQSESESRGSTVEEGRPRKELIVATVSKRRNTSVDENYEWDSEFALESDILDALQLYRSGDPKRPVSTIAVQELERQSAKAPGDGSGSPGNSKSVDALEASGSLQPLASPEARCVALKEEFLAYRRRREVAQRRRQRMSSHGYDERFEQATLL, encoded by the exons CTGCCCCCACCTTCGTAGGGACCCCGCCAGCTCTTGTCGAGGTGCCAGACGGAGAACCCCTGAGTCTCACCTGCTCAGCCGTCGGCAGCCCCCAGCCAGTCATTGTCTGGAAGAGAAACGACCTGGCCATTGAGAGTGGAGACAAGGTGCAG GTGAGCAATGGGACGCTGAGGATCACCAGCGTGGAGCGGGCCAGCACTGGCATCTACACGTGCCATGCCTCCAGTAAGGAAGGCTCTGTCACCCACACCACCCGGCTGCTGGTTCAAG GGCCACCGGTCATCGTGGTGCCACCACAGAACATCACGGTCAACATCACCCAGGATGCCTTCCTGGCATGCCAAGCCGAGGCCTACCCTGGCAACCTCACCTACAGCTGGTTCCAGGGCAGCAGCAACGTCTATCACCTCAG ccACCTCCAGTCTCGTGTTCGTGTCCTGGTGGACGGGAGCCTTTTGCTCCAGAAAACAAACCCAGACGACGCTGGCAAATACACCTGTGTTCCCAGCAATGGGCTGCGGAAACCACCCTCTGCCTCGGCTTTCCTCACAGTGCTGT ATCCAGCCCAGGTGACCACCATGCCACCGGAGACCCTCTTGCCCATGGGGATGCAGGGCATGATCCAGTGCCCCACCAAGGCCAACCCACCTCTTCTCTCCATCAGCTGGACCAAGGACGGGCATCCCCTGGAGCTTGATAAG TTCCCTGGCTGGTCCATGGCACCCGATGGCTCCATTGTCATCACCACGGGGAACGACGACGCCTTGGGGCTTTACACCTGCACCCCCTACAACAGCTACGGCACGGCGGGTGCCTCAGCACCCACCCACGTCTTGCTCAAG GACCCTCCCGTGTTCACCCTGCGCCCCAAGGAGGAGTACTTCCAGGAAGTGGGCCGCGAGCTGGTGATCCCATGCGCCGCCCAAGGAGACCCCCCGCCCACAGTCACATGGGCAAAG ctgggaacaaCAGGGAGGAGCGATGCCCAGGTGGATGGGAACAGCAGCCTCGTCTTCCGGCCACTGGTTAAGGAGCAGCATGGAGCCTGGGAGTGCACGGTCAGCAACCAGGTGGCCCGGATCAGCACCACCACCTCCGTCTACGTGCTGG gcaccagccctcACGCTGTCACCAACGTCTCGGTGCTGTCACTGCTTCTGGCAGCCAACGTCTCCTGGCAGCCGGGTTTCGACGGGGGATACTTCCAGAGGTTCAGCGTCTGGTACACGCCACT GGTGAAGCACCTGAACCGGCTCCATCATGACTGGGTGTCACTGACGGTGCCTGTGGGGGCTGGGTACCTCCTGGTGGAGAACCTGCAGCCGGCCACTGGCTACCAGTTCAGCGTCCTGTCCCAGAACAAGCTGGGCAGCGGCCCCTTCAGTGAGATCGTCACCTCCTTCCCCCTGG GTTTCCCGACGACCGAGGTGCCTCCCGAGCTGCCCACCACAGCTACACACGTCTTTCTGTCCCCCCCACAGTCCCTGACGGCCAATGAGACATCACGCGGGGTCCTGCTGCAGTGGGAGCCCCCGTTGCAGTTCTCCGTGGCCCTGACAGGCTACGCACTGGAGTTACGGCAGGACCAGGGCGGCTGGGAGGGGCTGGATGGCTCCATCCCCAGCACGAAGACCCAGGTCCTGGTGCCAGGACTCATCAAG GACGCCTGCTACGAGTTCCGCCTGGTGGCCTTTGCCGGGATCTACATGAGCGACCCCAGCAACACCGTGAACGTCTCCACGGCAG GTATGGAGGTGTATCCATCCCGCACTCAGTTGCCTGAGCTCCTGCCGCAGCCTGTGCTGGCTGGTGTCATCGGGGGCATCTGCTTCCTCAGCGTGGCTGTGATCTTCAGCACCATGGTAGCCTGCATCATGAACCGCCGGCGTGCCGCCCGCCTCCAGAAACGCAGGCAAG ATCCACCAATCGTCTTCTCCCCCAACAAGAAGCTTCCACCTCCACA AAATTCTCACAGCTCTGGTAGCCCGGACAGCGCCATAAAGCTGAAGCTGCAGGCCTCCCCGTATCAGAGCTTGCGCCGGACCCTGCTGTGGGGGGAGAAGGCTGGCACCAGTCTGGGCCTCACCATCGCTGGTGGCCCTAGGAGCAGTTCCAAGTACATGGTGTACGAAAGCCACATTGGGGATACGATGCCCCTGGAGCGCATCTGCCGAGGCCCCGATGGGCGCTTTGTGGTGGAGACGGACAGGCTGCCCCGGGAGGCCTCCCTCTGCACCCTTGAGACGGAGCTGTTCCccgagctcctgcagcaggatccctcccccaccccgcctgaGCCCAGCCCGCCAGCACCCTACCTGCAGGTGTATGCTCCCCCAGAGGCAGAGGAGCCTGTCTGGAAGAGGGGAGTGCCGCTGCGGCCCAAGGCCACAGGCCAGGCCCGCAGAGAAGCCAGATCCTCTGGCTACCGCCAGGGACGCTACTTCAGCTACTGCAGCAGCCCCACGGACGAAGCCAAGCCCTTGTGCAGCATCAACCTCAGCCCTGTGGCCTCCTCAATGCCGCTGCCCCTCAGCACAGTGGAGGAGCCGCGGGACGGCATGTGTTGCGAGGGGCACTGCCAGAGCACTGTCAGCACGCTGCGCAACTCCCCAGGCCCTGGGGGCTCCCCCGTGCTCAGCAGGCTGTTGagcgccccagctctggccagccCCAAGCCACTGGGCTCTGGGTCTccgagcagccagcagagagccAGCTCCTCGGCCCAGAGTGGGATCCTCCAGTACCTGAGCCTGCCTTTCTTCAAGGAGATGAGCGTGGATGGGGACTGGCCACCCCAAGAGGAGCCCCACGAGCTCCAGCCCCTGGGCAGCACAGAGCCCACCCTGCTGCGGGAGGAGGGTCCCATGCAGAGCACGGAGGGAGCGGTCTGCCTGGACTACATGGACACGCGTGGCACTGCAGAGTCTCCTCTGGAGCAAGCGCCCAGCAAGGCTCTCCTCAAACCACCAGAGCCACAGATGGGCCCTGCCAAGGCTGCCCTGCCTGGGAGCACGGTGTGGCCAGGCTACCTGGGCCCCAGCTCCGACCCGCTCCTGGCCAAGGAGCAGGCCCCCTGGGGCCGGGGGCCATCGCCCACGGACAGTAGCAGGACCGAGCTGATGTACACAGCCGTCTCCTCAGAGTCCAACTGGGCCTTGAGCCTGCCAGGGCAGCCGttgcctgcagagctgctggaagcTCAGGTGCCTGAGAAGCACCAGGCCCCGGGGACCCTCTGCCTGCAGGGGCCACCTGCTGAGAAGCTGCTGCGGGGCAGCCTGACCAGCCAGAGTAGCGGCCGGGGCAGCGTGTCCTTCATGAGACCCCCCTCGTTGGCACTGTCATTAGGGGGCACCTACCTCAGCTCCCCCCTAGGGGAAACAGCGGGCTGGCAAAGCGAAAGCGAGTCCCGGGGCTCCACGGTAGAGGAGGGCAGGCCAAGGAAGGAGCTGATCGTCGCCACTGTCAGCAAGAG GAGGAACACGTCTGTGGATGAGAATTATGAGTGGGACTCGGAGTTTGCGCTGGAGTCAGACATCCTGGATGCTCTGCAGCTGTACCGCAGTGGGGACCCCAAGAGACCCGTCTCCACCATCGCCGTGCAGGAGCTGGAGCGGCAGA GTGCCAAAGCTCCCGGTGACGGCAGTGGCTCCCCCGGGAACTCCAAGTCAGTGGATGCCCTGGAGGCGTCGGGCTCACTGCAGCCCCTTGCCAGCCCAGAGGCTCGCTGCGTGGCCCTGAAGGAGGAGTTCCTGGCATACCGGCGCCGCAGGGAGGTTGCCCAGCGACGCAGGCAGAGGATGAGCAGCCACGGCTACGATGAGCGCTTTGAGCAGGCCACGCTTCTGTGA